The following proteins are encoded in a genomic region of Apis mellifera strain DH4 linkage group LG14, Amel_HAv3.1, whole genome shotgun sequence:
- the LOC410542 gene encoding ras association domain-containing protein 8 isoform X1, with amino-acid sequence MELKVWVEGIQRIVCGVTETTTCQDVVYALAHATGQTGRFTLVERWRTNERLLAPYENPLKILVKWGEYSSEVQLILRRSTPENNKASSSLGTRLNHGTRSNGIMSPTTEHITSNNGQDDTKNTVIANSEFDDLQGCLDRNRDIRKSLTFGGLHGHVMENNTEIQMENVAIVQPTLHLKNKELNIKKNIQKPAQSPTHATSSESNTHLSQKKVREVPPYRDPPGPASPPLRTLPPYRDPPPPNLNSPGRSHFQSSTNIGSPHIHKEDQPSSSNSVKLKRNLIQEFQETKGQTQSVNQLSGQTQNMVTVAYTQRYVELIRLVNKQRDTINAQQADLTKFDAEILYWETKNREQMHQIDFISQEVNRMETTGRLIEEQLKELAHVEEESEIVRQQEKTLKSEITLLRSKLANCETELLQCKNKIRLVMEELAIEQHNISRETDERQIMERKIITEVEHLQNEVEQAKRSAELASQCAETLKLEVVSLESAIVEKKLQVERLVADMKEANLQSLAVACQDEQVKSLFEGAHKPGSTRKMIGSPRQLETAVPTSKNPHGVWV; translated from the exons ATGGAGTTGAAAGTATGGGTAGAAGGAATACAACGTATTGTATGTGGTGTTACAGAAACTACTACATGTCAG gatGTAGTATATGCTCTAGCCCATGCAACAGGACAAACAGGTAGATTCACTTTAGTAGAAAGATGGAGAACAAATGAACGTCTCTTAGCTCCATATGAAAATCCTTTAAAG attttagtGAAATGGGGAGAATATTCTTCAGAAGTTCAGTTAATATTAAGACGTTCTACTCCGGAAAATAATAAGGCTTCTAGCTCATTAGGAACTCGTTTAAACCATGGTACACGTTCAAATGGTATAATGAGTCCTACTACAGAACATATTACAAGTAATAATGGACAAGATGATACTAAGAATACTGTAATTGCAAATTCTGAATTTGATGACTTACAAGGATGTCTTGACAGAAATCGTGACATCAGAAAATCATTAACATTTGGAGGATTGCATGGACATGTTATGGAAAATAATACAGAa attcAAATGGAAAATGTTGCCATAGTTCAACCTacattgcatttaaaaaataaggaattaaatataaaaaaaaatatacaaaaaccaGCTCAGTCGCCTACTCATGCTACTAGCAGTGAAAGTAACACACATTTATCACAAAAGAAAGTGCGTGAAGTTCCCCCATATAGAGATCCTCCAGGTCCAGCTTCACCACCTTTAAGAACTTTACCTCCATACAGAGATCCTCCACCACCTAATTTAAATAGTCCTGGAAGATCACATTTTCAATCTAGTACAAATATTGGAAGTCCTCATATTCATAAAGAAGATCAACCATCTTCCAGTAATTCTGTCAAACTAAAGAGAAATCTTATTCAG GAATTTCAAGAAACAAAAGGACAAACTCAATCTGTAAATCAATTATCTGGTCAAACTCAAAATATGGTTACTGTTGCTTACACTCAACGCTATGTTGAACTTATAAGACTAGTCAATAAACAACGTGATACTATTAATGCCCAACAAGCAGATCTTACTAAA ttTGAtgctgaaatattatattgggaAACTAAAAATAGAGAACAGATGCATCAGATAGATTTCATTTCTCAAGAAGTAAATCGTATGGAAACTACAGGACGTCTTATTGAAGAAcag ttAAAAGAATTAGCACATGTTGAGGAAGAAAGTGAAATAGTTAGACAAcaagaaaaaacattaaaatcagaaattaCATTACTAAGATCAAAATTGGCGAATTGTGAAACAGAATTActtcaatgtaaaaataaaattag ATTAGTTATGGAAGAACTTGCTATAGAACAACACAATATAAGTCGTGAAACAGATGAAAGACAAATAATGGAGCGTAAAATCATTACCGAAGTTGAACATCTTCAAAATGAAGTAGAACAAGCTAAACGTTCTGCTGAGTTAGCTTCACAATGTGCAGAAACATTAAAGCTTGAAGTAGTAAGTTTAGAATCTGCAATTgttgagaaaaaattacaagtaGAACGATTAGTAGCAGATATGAAAGAAGCTAATTTACAAAGTCTTGCTGTTGCTTGTCAAGATGAACaagtaaaatcattatttgaag gtGCCCACAAACCCGGTAGTACACGTAAAATGATAGGTTCACCAAGACAATTGGAGACTGCAGTACCTACAAGCAAGAATCCACATGGTGTTTGGGTATAA
- the LOC410542 gene encoding ras association domain-containing protein 8 isoform X2 encodes MELKVWVEGIQRIVCGVTETTTCQDVVYALAHATGQTGRFTLVERWRTNERLLAPYENPLKILVKWGEYSSEVQLILRRSTPENNKASSSLGTRLNHGTRSNGIMSPTTEHITSNNGQDDTKNTVIANSEFDDLQGCLDRNRDIRKSLTFGGLHGHVMENNTEIQMENVAIVQPTLHLKNKELNIKKNIQKPAQSPTHATSSESNTHLSQKKEFQETKGQTQSVNQLSGQTQNMVTVAYTQRYVELIRLVNKQRDTINAQQADLTKFDAEILYWETKNREQMHQIDFISQEVNRMETTGRLIEEQLKELAHVEEESEIVRQQEKTLKSEITLLRSKLANCETELLQCKNKIRLVMEELAIEQHNISRETDERQIMERKIITEVEHLQNEVEQAKRSAELASQCAETLKLEVVSLESAIVEKKLQVERLVADMKEANLQSLAVACQDEQVKSLFEGAHKPGSTRKMIGSPRQLETAVPTSKNPHGVWV; translated from the exons ATGGAGTTGAAAGTATGGGTAGAAGGAATACAACGTATTGTATGTGGTGTTACAGAAACTACTACATGTCAG gatGTAGTATATGCTCTAGCCCATGCAACAGGACAAACAGGTAGATTCACTTTAGTAGAAAGATGGAGAACAAATGAACGTCTCTTAGCTCCATATGAAAATCCTTTAAAG attttagtGAAATGGGGAGAATATTCTTCAGAAGTTCAGTTAATATTAAGACGTTCTACTCCGGAAAATAATAAGGCTTCTAGCTCATTAGGAACTCGTTTAAACCATGGTACACGTTCAAATGGTATAATGAGTCCTACTACAGAACATATTACAAGTAATAATGGACAAGATGATACTAAGAATACTGTAATTGCAAATTCTGAATTTGATGACTTACAAGGATGTCTTGACAGAAATCGTGACATCAGAAAATCATTAACATTTGGAGGATTGCATGGACATGTTATGGAAAATAATACAGAa attcAAATGGAAAATGTTGCCATAGTTCAACCTacattgcatttaaaaaataaggaattaaatataaaaaaaaatatacaaaaaccaGCTCAGTCGCCTACTCATGCTACTAGCAGTGAAAGTAACACACATTTATCACAAAAGAAA GAATTTCAAGAAACAAAAGGACAAACTCAATCTGTAAATCAATTATCTGGTCAAACTCAAAATATGGTTACTGTTGCTTACACTCAACGCTATGTTGAACTTATAAGACTAGTCAATAAACAACGTGATACTATTAATGCCCAACAAGCAGATCTTACTAAA ttTGAtgctgaaatattatattgggaAACTAAAAATAGAGAACAGATGCATCAGATAGATTTCATTTCTCAAGAAGTAAATCGTATGGAAACTACAGGACGTCTTATTGAAGAAcag ttAAAAGAATTAGCACATGTTGAGGAAGAAAGTGAAATAGTTAGACAAcaagaaaaaacattaaaatcagaaattaCATTACTAAGATCAAAATTGGCGAATTGTGAAACAGAATTActtcaatgtaaaaataaaattag ATTAGTTATGGAAGAACTTGCTATAGAACAACACAATATAAGTCGTGAAACAGATGAAAGACAAATAATGGAGCGTAAAATCATTACCGAAGTTGAACATCTTCAAAATGAAGTAGAACAAGCTAAACGTTCTGCTGAGTTAGCTTCACAATGTGCAGAAACATTAAAGCTTGAAGTAGTAAGTTTAGAATCTGCAATTgttgagaaaaaattacaagtaGAACGATTAGTAGCAGATATGAAAGAAGCTAATTTACAAAGTCTTGCTGTTGCTTGTCAAGATGAACaagtaaaatcattatttgaag gtGCCCACAAACCCGGTAGTACACGTAAAATGATAGGTTCACCAAGACAATTGGAGACTGCAGTACCTACAAGCAAGAATCCACATGGTGTTTGGGTATAA